Within Vicia villosa cultivar HV-30 ecotype Madison, WI linkage group LG1, Vvil1.0, whole genome shotgun sequence, the genomic segment AGTTCGCTTATGCCATTGAATTTGTTAAATTATAGAGCCACTCAACTATGCAAATCTTATACAGTTGAAAAGCCTATACGTTTCTCAAGTTCTGTAAGCAAAGTTGTGTTCTATCCTAACTCTCCTTGGAATGGTGTTGAGGATTGTGTTTCTTGTTATATATTTGAAGAAGGTAAATTAGGAATCATGAAACACAGAGATCAAAAATGGAATCTTGTGGATGACAAGAATTTCTACTATGATGATGTTATTGTGTTCAAGGGTCAGTTTTATGTTACTGATAAATGGGGAACTATTTCATGGATTGATATTTCTTCCTTGAAGTTGATCCAATTTTCACCTCCTTTGTGTGGCTTTGGAAACAAGAAGTATTTGGTGGAATCTTGTGGGAGTCTTTATGTTGTTGATAGATACTATGAAAGTGAAAACATGAGAAGAAACTATGTTGGAAGACAGCACGATCGAGATGATGTTGTGGAAAGTTTCAAAATTTATAAGTTGGATGAAGAATGGGGAAAATGGGTTGATATGAAAAACTTGAGTGATAGAGCTTTCATTTTGAGCAAAAGCTGTAACTTTTGTGTTTCAACTAAAGAATTAATTGGATATGAAGGGAACTGCATCTATTTTAGGGATAGTTTTGATGTTCTTATGTATAATTTGGATGATCGTAAAATCAGTACCGTTGATTTTAATCCTTGCATTGACAAGACTTTATGGTGTCATGCACCTTGGCTGAGATGTTAGAGGACATAACAGGTCTAGCCATTGAGCTTCAAAGGTATGTCCTTATATGTCTTTGGTTAATGAATTTCAAATACATTGGTTAACCATGTAACCATTCCTGTATCAATACTGAAATGTAGTTTGTCATTCCAACAGTTAAGATAGTCTATATGATGAAGAATGCTCATCCCTAATGAAGTTCATAATGTAGAGTTAGAGACTACTGATTTCTAAGTGATCTTTGTTCTGCTACAGTTATATAGTGAGATTGAACTAAAATTTGTAATTTGAGGATGCAAGGCTATCTCCATGATTTCTTGATACACTCCGGCTGGTTTCTTTTTCAGCTGAGGTTTTAGTGGCAATGCACATAATTATATTTCCATAGTGCCGGATCAATATTGCTAATAATGTATATTATAACTACACTAATTAATTTGAAGAATAAATGTGTCTCAGCATTACCTTGGCAGATTCATGATCAAAGTATGTTTGCATAAGCATCACTCACATATGGGTTGTATTTCATTACACCAAACTTGATTGATCTTGCGGTCAATTGAAAATCGTTCTTTTTCTTCTGCCTGTTGCCAAAATGATAACAAAATTGAAGTATATAGTAATGAAAGGGTAAAACAAAGCCATAAACCATTTGCAGAGAGATTAACATTGAACACCATTTAGGTTTCACCTAAGAtgcttcaaaatttcaaaatcaaagtacCAAACACATAATAAACGAATAAGCGGACCTGAAAACCAGGAAATGAAAGAAAAAACAGAAGAATATGATGAttttttcaatttcaaaataccgctagaaaaaaaaaaactaatcaatGCGGTGAGCGTGGATCGAACACGCGACCTTCAGACCTTCAGatctttgttttttcttctttaatctctaaattatatttatttattttttgtgaaaaataattagGTTAGTTGAAACCAAGGAAAATGGCAGAGCTCTAATGGTAAATGGTAAATGGTTTGTTTGGAATGAATGATGTAGAGGAGCCAAAGAgtgaagagagaaaaagaaaagaaaattgatgaatcggCTTATTGACACACAAAAGAAATAGTAAAAAGATTACAAATTAGTTGGGGTCCACATGCTAATTTGTAGCACTTTTAAGAACTCCAAATAAAGACTTAAACATACATATCTCCAATATATGCTCCTgagactttttattttatttttacaataataataaaatttatttaggtTCCTTGGAGATGAATTATGCAGACATTGGgagaaaaattgtgttttttttaaagCAAAAGTAATTTAA encodes:
- the LOC131608892 gene encoding F-box protein At2g26160-like, which gives rise to MDQKVDWSQLPTELLPKIGKYLDDHIDVLRFRSVCKLFRSSIPPSLPNSPSFPLQIPQPLNISLNSYLYQSTVYLIELTDASSNSNLASSSSSSKGWLIKVLESKNQPLSLLSPISDRKLSYPLSINNSSLMPLNLLNYRATQLCKSYTVEKPIRFSSSVSKVVFYPNSPWNGVEDCVSCYIFEEGKLGIMKHRDQKWNLVDDKNFYYDDVIVFKGQFYVTDKWGTISWIDISSLKLIQFSPPLCGFGNKKYLVESCGSLYVVDRYYESENMRRNYVGRQHDRDDVVESFKIYKLDEEWGKWVDMKNLSDRAFILSKSCNFCVSTKELIGYEGNCIYFRDSFDVLMYNLDDRKISTVDFNPCIDKTLWCHAPWLRC